The genomic window GGCGCACGGGGGCACGGAGGAGAGCGCGAGTCGGTGACGCTGTGCGCCCGTGCGCCCGTGCCCTCTGTGCCCTCGGTGCCGTCTGTGCCCTCTTGCTGTCCGGCTGCCACCGCTTCAACCCGGGCTCCTACACCAGCCCGGAGTCGCTGTTTCGCGATTCGATGCGGGAGTTCCGGGCGGGCCGGTTCCAGCGTGCGTTCACGGGGTTCCAGAAGCTGACGTTCGACCTCCCGGCGCGGGACACGCTGGCGCCCCGCGTGCGGTTCCTCATGGCCGAGTGCTATTTCGGGTTGCGAGACTACGTGACGGCGGCGCGCGAGTTCCGCCGCGTGGCGGACGAGAGCCCGACCGACGCACTCGCGCCGGAAGCGCTGCTCCGCGCCGGGGACTCACACGCGCAACTGTGGCGGAAGCCCGAGCTCGACCCGACCAACGGGCAGACCGCGCTCGCCATCTACCAGGAGCTCGAGGGCAGGTTCCCGGACGCGCCCGCGGCGACCGCGGCACCAGTGCGCATCCGCGCCCTCAACGAGGACTTCGCCGCGAAGGAATACCAGACCGCTCTCTTCTATTTCCGTCGCGGCGCGTACGACTCCGCGATCCTCTACTTCAAGAGCCTCATCGCGGCCTACGGCTCCACGACATTCGCCCCCGAGGCTTGGGTCAAGCTGGTGCGGTCGTACCACGCTATCGGCTACCGCGACGAGGAACAGGAGACCTGCAGCCATCTGCGGCAGTACTACGGCACCCGACCCGACGTGAGGCTGGCTTGTGGCGACGGGAGTATTCGGCGGTAGCTTCGATCCCGTTCATCACGGCCACCTGATCGCCGCCGACCGGGCCGCCGAGGCCCTCGGCCTCGAAACGGTGCTCTTCGTGCCGTGTGCTCGCCAGCCGCTCAAAGGCGGGGCGGTCGCGACCGCCAAGCATCGGTGCGAGATGCTGCGGCTCGCCATCCAGGGTCACTCGCGCTACGCCATCGAGACGATGGAGCTGGACCGGGCCGGTCCGTCGTATACCGTGGACACGCTCCGTATCTTGAAGGAGCGGTGGCCCGACGACCGGCTGGTGCTGATCCTCGGCGCGGACGCGGCGGCGGAGCTTCCGCGCTGGCGTGCCGCGGACGAGGTCGCGCGCTTGGCGGAGGTGGCGGTGCTCAAGCGGCCGGGCTCGCCGGAAGTGACCTCGGCGTTGGTGAAGCACCTCGTTGCCACGCCGGCGATCGAGATCAGCGCGAGCGACATCCGGGCTCGCTGTATCGCGGGGAAGAGCATCAGGTATCTGGTGCCGGACGCGGTGGCGGACCATATCGCGCGGCATCATCTGTATCAGTGAAAAGGCGCACAGGGGCACAGGGGCACAGGGGCACAGGGGCACAGGCGCACGGCCGCCCTTCGGGGCCCAGCGGGACGGGCCAGACAGTGAACGCGAGACCTTAGCATTCAGATACAGCAGCTGGTAGCGAAGGTCTTCGGA from Gemmatimonadales bacterium includes these protein-coding regions:
- the bamD gene encoding outer membrane protein assembly factor BamD, with translation MRPCARALCALGAVCALLLSGCHRFNPGSYTSPESLFRDSMREFRAGRFQRAFTGFQKLTFDLPARDTLAPRVRFLMAECYFGLRDYVTAAREFRRVADESPTDALAPEALLRAGDSHAQLWRKPELDPTNGQTALAIYQELEGRFPDAPAATAAPVRIRALNEDFAAKEYQTALFYFRRGAYDSAILYFKSLIAAYGSTTFAPEAWVKLVRSYHAIGYRDEEQETCSHLRQYYGTRPDVRLACGDGSIRR
- the nadD gene encoding nicotinate-nucleotide adenylyltransferase gives rise to the protein MATGVFGGSFDPVHHGHLIAADRAAEALGLETVLFVPCARQPLKGGAVATAKHRCEMLRLAIQGHSRYAIETMELDRAGPSYTVDTLRILKERWPDDRLVLILGADAAAELPRWRAADEVARLAEVAVLKRPGSPEVTSALVKHLVATPAIEISASDIRARCIAGKSIRYLVPDAVADHIARHHLYQ